A genomic window from Scophthalmus maximus strain ysfricsl-2021 chromosome 17, ASM2237912v1, whole genome shotgun sequence includes:
- the camsap3 gene encoding calmodulin-regulated spectrin-associated protein 3 isoform X2, translated as MVDSPTMRKTSAVPEIKPLDSYDCTRAKICASVGWLLAKSYGSAENVPAELREPFYCDQYEQEHLKPPVTRLLQSSELYCRTYSLLLGGTGAEAQPKDNIALLELLTQKGIVSKDKDTLVTDADLRHKPIKMGAHLSVIDALMAVGAMETVTAVKTCGSAELLGGAPSWEDALLHWVNGLNQKLRVLTEGSQNESSEATEPQPLQPSPRYRKDKILSKQMAIFPVVNEVSDLSSGCAVAAVIHYYCPGLLRLEDVCMKDCLSVADSLYNLQFIREFCDNCLKGCCHLALEDMLYTPQELQSNLLSFLAELLSWFEVQRPEFVQPINTLDGSTPVTPISLSGNSTSPSIFKRPFLPISSPASGSLTQSTSMSHIEGVGKTWSKKPLSRPLSAVSFSIPFGLDSDVDIVMGNPVITRSVSSDQLNQAAQNITRVPHTPPEDLSHLLNKPSGTNGPQRASWTTQTPSILGLAEQNDIVGSETGELPTIEEALQIIHNESKMEPRLHPDGAPDGFYLHSPDDPASSRHSSNLPAMSCSAPTRSGMMYRPTGESRETPRTRNTSECSRDDDSVLRDGSVDSDASEDMPKAQSTPTTPAAGAHSARCHSKEESDSGVKLTSFAERKKKQLMDSPKARESSSSQMTTWAQKSEESPNKSPQLTNEMSELGTRLEEKRKAIEAQKKRIEAIFAKHRQRLGKSAFLQLKKEQGEDKGEGKGGDGKVSTSSTEEELSHLTLEERLARMEDEDQQEQDEQRPLVKNEGNVEGGLQLNKEFSHSKENVGTPGEKGSGTPGEKMVAPLGDYNNAVSKLTAALSSLQSDMQRLTEQQNHLIKKKPTASNKSWVIPASPKTSTPAPTRMSRESNRDLNSASSSPSPSRKIANYTTPPKSPHVHRRAQSVPPKSPRHHQNSRPLDIKAPSLSRVLNTPRNVDRIPHLRRVNPLQSQVQTSSSFSIGDSGSLDDLRSSGPTPIPSPALTPIPTPTPTRRPAADDTLSEVGSNDDHSIFSLDLDAGSSHGHAAKKEGFADGGCSSGAPSECSFESDAPAGMLNGKRSSLIEISLSALQDGEEDDHIPDAFCDSMSDRTEPETKGGVGFFFKDDMERAEDEMAQRRAALLEKQQKRADEMKRRKLEQEKEKEANKPQWMIIEGWANKSEDRPQTPGTPPASRTPPPDGTPQRRGDFTRQEYERRHQLKIMEDLGKVLRQKPTTVRGVKKQRPKTVFRDDSVLSHSPVRGFMGTKLNKVYSHSTMNLSSMANDSGGLSIRKSPSRSHSPSRLLSPGRTIALNGEKDWENGSTISSPASIPEYTGPKLYKEPSFKSNKFIIHNAITRCCLAGKVNEPQKNKIVEDMEKCAANHFLILFRDTSCQFRAVYTMNPETEEMVRLTGIGPRIISPEMVESIYKYSSDRKQFTAIPSKTMSMSVDAFTIPGHFWQKRPGTPKKLGTPK; from the exons AGAATGTCCCCGCAGAGCTGCGTGAACCCTTCTACTGTGACCAGTATGAGCAGGAGCACCTTAAACCGCCAGTCACCCGCCTTCTGCAGTCCTCCGAACTCTACTGCCGCACCTACAGCCTATTACTGGGGGGCACCGGAGCTGAGGCGCAGCCCAAAGACAACATTGCCCTGCTGGAGCTCCTCACTCAGAAAGGCATAGTCTCCAAAGACAAGGACACACTAGTGACTGATGCAGACCTCCGTCATAAACCCATCAAAATG GGTGCTCACCTATCAGTCATCGATGCCCTGATGGCAGTGGGAGCCATGGAGACGGTGACTGCGGTGAAGACATGTGGTTCTGCCGAGCTGCTGGGTGGAGCTCCCAGCTGGGAAGATGCTCTACTTCATTGGGTTAACGGG TTAAACCAGAAGCTGAGAGTACTTACTGAAGGATCCCAGAATGAATCGTCTGAGGCTACAGAGCCCCAACCTCTTCAACCCTCT cCCCGCTACAGGAAGGATAAAATTCTCTCCAAACAAATGGCAATCTTTCCAGTGGTGAATGAAGTCAGCGACTTGTCGAGTGGttgtgctgttgctgctgttataCATTACTATTGTCCTGGCTTGCTTAGACTTGAAG ATGTTTGTATGAAGGATTGCCTGTCTGTAGCAGACAGCCTATACAACTTGCAGTTCATCCGTGAATTCTGTGACAACTGTCTGAAGGGCTGCTGTCACTTGGCACTGGAGGACATGCTATATACACCACAGGAGCTTCAG aGCAACTTGCTGAGTTTCCTAGCAGAACTACTCAGCTGGTTTGAAGTACAAAGGCCAGAATTTGTTCAGCCAATAAACACGTTGG ATGGATCCACACCCGTAACGCCAATTAGCTTGAGTGGCAACAG TACTTCCCCTTCTATCTTCAAGAGGCCTTTCCTCCCCATCTCTTCCCCAGCATCAG GATCTTTGACTCAGTCTACCTCAATGTCTCATATAGAAGGAGTTGGAAAGACATGGAGCAAGAAACCCCTCAG CCGCCCCTTGTCAGCAGTGTCCTTCAGCATTCCTTTTGGCCTGGACAGTGATGTGGACATAGTGATGGGCAACCCTGTGATAACCCGCTCTGTAAGCTCAGACCAACTCAACCAAGCAGCCCAAAACATAACTCGGGTACCCCACACCCCTCCTGAAGACCTCAGCCATTTGCTTAACAAACCATCTGGCACCAATGGCCCACAGAGAGCCTCCTGGACCACCCAGACTCCAAGTATACTGGGGTTGGCAGAGCAGAATGACATTGTAGGGAGTGAAACTGGAGAGCTGCCTACAATTGAAGAGGCTCTCCAAATTATCCACAATGAGAGCAAGATGGAGCCTCGTTTACACCCGGATGGTGCTCCCGATGGGTTCTACCTCCACTCTCCTGATGACCCTGCTAGTTCGAGACATAGCAGCAACTTACCAGCCATGAGCTGCTCGGCCCCTACACGCTCAGGAATGATGTATCGGCCGACAGGAGAGTCTAGGGAGACCCCCCGCACAAGGAACACTTCTGAGTGTTCACGAGATGATGACTCAGTCTTGAGAGATGGTAGTGTGGACTCCGATGCATCAGAAGACATGCCTAAGGCCCAGTCTACTCCAACCACACCGGCTGCTGGAGCTCACTCTGCAAGGTGCCATAGCAAAGAGGAGTCTGACAGCGGTGTGAAGTTGACCAGCTTTGCAGAGCGCAAAAAGAAGCAGCTCATGGATTCTCCCAAAGCCAGGGAGTCCTCTTCTTCTCAGATGACCACATGGGCACAAAAGTCTGAAGAAAGCCCCAACAAGAGCCCTCAACTCACTAATGAGATGTCTGAGCTGGGAACTCGGCTTGAAGAGAAGCGCAAAGCTATCGAAGCCCAGAAGAAACGCATTGAGGCCATTTTTGCAAAGCACCGGCAAAGACTGGGGAAGAGTGCCTTTCTGCAGTTAAAGAAGGAGCAAGGAGAGGATAAGGGTGAAGGGAAAGGAGGGGATGGCAAGGTCAGCACCTCATCCACAGAAGAAGAACTCTCTCACTTGACACTGGAAGAAAGGCTAGCTCGCATGGAGGATGAAGACCAGCAGGAACAAGATGAACAGCGCCCCTTAGTGAAGAATGAAGGTAATGTCGAAGGGGGGCTTCAGTTGAACAAAGAGTTCAGTCACTCCAAAGAAAATGTGGGTACACCAGGAGAGAAGGGCTCTGGGACCCCGGGTGAAAAAATGGTAGCTCCACTAGGGGACTATAACAATGCCGTATCAAAGTTGACTGCAGCTCTTAGCTCCTTGCAAAGTGACATGCAGCGGCTGACTGAGCAGCAGAATCATCTTATCAAGAAAAAACCTACAGCTTCCAACAAATCCTGGGTTATTCCAGCCAGTCCTAAAACCTCCACCCCTGCCCCTACACGCATGTCTCGAGAATCCAACCGGGATTTAAattcagcctcctcctctccttctccatcgcGCAAAATTGCAAACTACACCACTCCTCCTAAATCTCCTCATGTCCATCGTAGAGCCCAATCTGTGCCCCCTAAAAGCCCTAGACACCACCAAAACAGTCGTCCCTTGGACATTAAGGCCCCATCCCTGTCTAGGGTACTCAACACACCTCGGAACGTGGACCGCATCCCCCACCTTCGTCGAGTAAATCCCTTGCAGTCTCAAGTCCAAACTTCGTCCTCATTCTCTATCGGTGACTCTGGCAGCCTAGATGACCTGCGTTCATCTGGACCAACTCCTATTCCCTCACCGGCACTGACTCCTATACCAACTCCTACCCCTACTCGCCGTCCTGCCGCAGATGACACCCTGTCAGAGGTCGGCTCCAATGACGACCATAGCATATTTAGCTTGGACCTGGATGCAGGGTCTTCACATGGTCATGCAGCTAAGAAGGAGGGGTTTGCAGATGGGGGCTGCAGCTCTGGTGCCCCATCAGAGTGCTCCTTCGAGAGTGATGCCCCTGCAGGGATGTTGAATGGCAAACGCAGTAGCCTGATTGAAATCTCGCTATCTGCTCTGCAAGACGGGGAGGAAGATGACCACATACCTGATGCTTTCTGTGACTCGATGAGTGacaggacagaaccagagactAAAGGAGGGGTTGGTTTCTTTTTCAAG GATGACATGGAGCGAGCAGAGGATGAGATGGCCCAGCGAAGAGCAGCTTTGCTGGAGAAACAGCAGAAGAGAGCGGATGAGATGAAAAGGCGCAAACTTgagcaggaaaaggaaaaagaagcaaa CAAGCCACAGTGGATGATCATAGAGGGCTGGGCGAACAAGAGTGAGGACAGACCCCAGACCCCAGGAACCCCTCCAGCATCACGAACACCACCACCAGACGGGACTCCCCAGCGGAGAGGAGACTTCACTCGGCAGGAGTATGAACGGAGACATCAGCTGAAGATCATGGAAGACTTGGGCAAGGTGCTGAGGCAGAAACCCACCACGGTCCGCGGTGTCAAGAAGCAGAGACCTAAGACAGTGTTCAGAGATGACTCTGTACTTTCGCATAGCCCTGTCAGGGGTTTCATGG GCACCAAGCTGAACAAAGTGTACTCCCACTCAACCATGAACCTGTCCTCCATGGCTAATGACTCTGGAGGCCTGTCTATTAGGAAGTCTCCCAG CCGTTCACACTCTCCCTCCCGGCTACTGTCACCAGGACGAACGATTGCTCTGAACGGAGAGAAAGACTGGGAGAACGGCTCCACTATTTCCTCCCCTGCCTCAATCCCAGAATACACAG GACCTAAGCTGTACAAGGAGCCTAGCTTTAAGTCCAACAAGTTCATCATCCATAATGCTATCACTCGCTGCTGCCTGGCCGGCAAGGTCAATGaaccacagaaaaacaagattgTAGAG GATATGGAGAAGTGCGCTGCCAATcatttcctcatcctcttcagagataccagctgtcaatTCAGAGCAGTTTACACCATGAACCCTGAAACAGAGGAGATGGTACGGCTCACTGGCATTGGCCCACGCATAATCTCACCTGAGATGGTAGAGTCCATTTACAAGTACAGCTCTGACCGCAAGCAGTTCACGGCCATCCCGTCCAAAACCATGTCCATGAGTGTTGACGCCTTCACCATCCCTGGTCACTTTTGGCAAAAGCGCCCAGGAACTCCCAAAAAGCTTGGCACCCCTAAATAA
- the camsap3 gene encoding calmodulin-regulated spectrin-associated protein 3 isoform X1: MVDSPTMRKTSAVPEIKPLDSYDCTRAKICASVGWLLAKSYGSAENVPAELREPFYCDQYEQEHLKPPVTRLLQSSELYCRTYSLLLGGTGAEAQPKDNIALLELLTQKGIVSKDKDTLVTDADLRHKPIKMGAHLSVIDALMAVGAMETVTAVKTCGSAELLGGAPSWEDALLHWVNGLNQKLRVLTEGSQNESSEATEPQPLQPSCPTRWYWKLVPPRYRKDKILSKQMAIFPVVNEVSDLSSGCAVAAVIHYYCPGLLRLEDVCMKDCLSVADSLYNLQFIREFCDNCLKGCCHLALEDMLYTPQELQSNLLSFLAELLSWFEVQRPEFVQPINTLDGSTPVTPISLSGNSTSPSIFKRPFLPISSPASGSLTQSTSMSHIEGVGKTWSKKPLSRPLSAVSFSIPFGLDSDVDIVMGNPVITRSVSSDQLNQAAQNITRVPHTPPEDLSHLLNKPSGTNGPQRASWTTQTPSILGLAEQNDIVGSETGELPTIEEALQIIHNESKMEPRLHPDGAPDGFYLHSPDDPASSRHSSNLPAMSCSAPTRSGMMYRPTGESRETPRTRNTSECSRDDDSVLRDGSVDSDASEDMPKAQSTPTTPAAGAHSARCHSKEESDSGVKLTSFAERKKKQLMDSPKARESSSSQMTTWAQKSEESPNKSPQLTNEMSELGTRLEEKRKAIEAQKKRIEAIFAKHRQRLGKSAFLQLKKEQGEDKGEGKGGDGKVSTSSTEEELSHLTLEERLARMEDEDQQEQDEQRPLVKNEGNVEGGLQLNKEFSHSKENVGTPGEKGSGTPGEKMVAPLGDYNNAVSKLTAALSSLQSDMQRLTEQQNHLIKKKPTASNKSWVIPASPKTSTPAPTRMSRESNRDLNSASSSPSPSRKIANYTTPPKSPHVHRRAQSVPPKSPRHHQNSRPLDIKAPSLSRVLNTPRNVDRIPHLRRVNPLQSQVQTSSSFSIGDSGSLDDLRSSGPTPIPSPALTPIPTPTPTRRPAADDTLSEVGSNDDHSIFSLDLDAGSSHGHAAKKEGFADGGCSSGAPSECSFESDAPAGMLNGKRSSLIEISLSALQDGEEDDHIPDAFCDSMSDRTEPETKGGVGFFFKDDMERAEDEMAQRRAALLEKQQKRADEMKRRKLEQEKEKEANKPQWMIIEGWANKSEDRPQTPGTPPASRTPPPDGTPQRRGDFTRQEYERRHQLKIMEDLGKVLRQKPTTVRGVKKQRPKTVFRDDSVLSHSPVRGFMGTKLNKVYSHSTMNLSSMANDSGGLSIRKSPSRSHSPSRLLSPGRTIALNGEKDWENGSTISSPASIPEYTGPKLYKEPSFKSNKFIIHNAITRCCLAGKVNEPQKNKIVEDMEKCAANHFLILFRDTSCQFRAVYTMNPETEEMVRLTGIGPRIISPEMVESIYKYSSDRKQFTAIPSKTMSMSVDAFTIPGHFWQKRPGTPKKLGTPK; encoded by the exons AGAATGTCCCCGCAGAGCTGCGTGAACCCTTCTACTGTGACCAGTATGAGCAGGAGCACCTTAAACCGCCAGTCACCCGCCTTCTGCAGTCCTCCGAACTCTACTGCCGCACCTACAGCCTATTACTGGGGGGCACCGGAGCTGAGGCGCAGCCCAAAGACAACATTGCCCTGCTGGAGCTCCTCACTCAGAAAGGCATAGTCTCCAAAGACAAGGACACACTAGTGACTGATGCAGACCTCCGTCATAAACCCATCAAAATG GGTGCTCACCTATCAGTCATCGATGCCCTGATGGCAGTGGGAGCCATGGAGACGGTGACTGCGGTGAAGACATGTGGTTCTGCCGAGCTGCTGGGTGGAGCTCCCAGCTGGGAAGATGCTCTACTTCATTGGGTTAACGGG TTAAACCAGAAGCTGAGAGTACTTACTGAAGGATCCCAGAATGAATCGTCTGAGGCTACAGAGCCCCAACCTCTTCAACCCTCT tgTCCTACTCGCTGGTACTGGAAGCTTGTTCCT cCCCGCTACAGGAAGGATAAAATTCTCTCCAAACAAATGGCAATCTTTCCAGTGGTGAATGAAGTCAGCGACTTGTCGAGTGGttgtgctgttgctgctgttataCATTACTATTGTCCTGGCTTGCTTAGACTTGAAG ATGTTTGTATGAAGGATTGCCTGTCTGTAGCAGACAGCCTATACAACTTGCAGTTCATCCGTGAATTCTGTGACAACTGTCTGAAGGGCTGCTGTCACTTGGCACTGGAGGACATGCTATATACACCACAGGAGCTTCAG aGCAACTTGCTGAGTTTCCTAGCAGAACTACTCAGCTGGTTTGAAGTACAAAGGCCAGAATTTGTTCAGCCAATAAACACGTTGG ATGGATCCACACCCGTAACGCCAATTAGCTTGAGTGGCAACAG TACTTCCCCTTCTATCTTCAAGAGGCCTTTCCTCCCCATCTCTTCCCCAGCATCAG GATCTTTGACTCAGTCTACCTCAATGTCTCATATAGAAGGAGTTGGAAAGACATGGAGCAAGAAACCCCTCAG CCGCCCCTTGTCAGCAGTGTCCTTCAGCATTCCTTTTGGCCTGGACAGTGATGTGGACATAGTGATGGGCAACCCTGTGATAACCCGCTCTGTAAGCTCAGACCAACTCAACCAAGCAGCCCAAAACATAACTCGGGTACCCCACACCCCTCCTGAAGACCTCAGCCATTTGCTTAACAAACCATCTGGCACCAATGGCCCACAGAGAGCCTCCTGGACCACCCAGACTCCAAGTATACTGGGGTTGGCAGAGCAGAATGACATTGTAGGGAGTGAAACTGGAGAGCTGCCTACAATTGAAGAGGCTCTCCAAATTATCCACAATGAGAGCAAGATGGAGCCTCGTTTACACCCGGATGGTGCTCCCGATGGGTTCTACCTCCACTCTCCTGATGACCCTGCTAGTTCGAGACATAGCAGCAACTTACCAGCCATGAGCTGCTCGGCCCCTACACGCTCAGGAATGATGTATCGGCCGACAGGAGAGTCTAGGGAGACCCCCCGCACAAGGAACACTTCTGAGTGTTCACGAGATGATGACTCAGTCTTGAGAGATGGTAGTGTGGACTCCGATGCATCAGAAGACATGCCTAAGGCCCAGTCTACTCCAACCACACCGGCTGCTGGAGCTCACTCTGCAAGGTGCCATAGCAAAGAGGAGTCTGACAGCGGTGTGAAGTTGACCAGCTTTGCAGAGCGCAAAAAGAAGCAGCTCATGGATTCTCCCAAAGCCAGGGAGTCCTCTTCTTCTCAGATGACCACATGGGCACAAAAGTCTGAAGAAAGCCCCAACAAGAGCCCTCAACTCACTAATGAGATGTCTGAGCTGGGAACTCGGCTTGAAGAGAAGCGCAAAGCTATCGAAGCCCAGAAGAAACGCATTGAGGCCATTTTTGCAAAGCACCGGCAAAGACTGGGGAAGAGTGCCTTTCTGCAGTTAAAGAAGGAGCAAGGAGAGGATAAGGGTGAAGGGAAAGGAGGGGATGGCAAGGTCAGCACCTCATCCACAGAAGAAGAACTCTCTCACTTGACACTGGAAGAAAGGCTAGCTCGCATGGAGGATGAAGACCAGCAGGAACAAGATGAACAGCGCCCCTTAGTGAAGAATGAAGGTAATGTCGAAGGGGGGCTTCAGTTGAACAAAGAGTTCAGTCACTCCAAAGAAAATGTGGGTACACCAGGAGAGAAGGGCTCTGGGACCCCGGGTGAAAAAATGGTAGCTCCACTAGGGGACTATAACAATGCCGTATCAAAGTTGACTGCAGCTCTTAGCTCCTTGCAAAGTGACATGCAGCGGCTGACTGAGCAGCAGAATCATCTTATCAAGAAAAAACCTACAGCTTCCAACAAATCCTGGGTTATTCCAGCCAGTCCTAAAACCTCCACCCCTGCCCCTACACGCATGTCTCGAGAATCCAACCGGGATTTAAattcagcctcctcctctccttctccatcgcGCAAAATTGCAAACTACACCACTCCTCCTAAATCTCCTCATGTCCATCGTAGAGCCCAATCTGTGCCCCCTAAAAGCCCTAGACACCACCAAAACAGTCGTCCCTTGGACATTAAGGCCCCATCCCTGTCTAGGGTACTCAACACACCTCGGAACGTGGACCGCATCCCCCACCTTCGTCGAGTAAATCCCTTGCAGTCTCAAGTCCAAACTTCGTCCTCATTCTCTATCGGTGACTCTGGCAGCCTAGATGACCTGCGTTCATCTGGACCAACTCCTATTCCCTCACCGGCACTGACTCCTATACCAACTCCTACCCCTACTCGCCGTCCTGCCGCAGATGACACCCTGTCAGAGGTCGGCTCCAATGACGACCATAGCATATTTAGCTTGGACCTGGATGCAGGGTCTTCACATGGTCATGCAGCTAAGAAGGAGGGGTTTGCAGATGGGGGCTGCAGCTCTGGTGCCCCATCAGAGTGCTCCTTCGAGAGTGATGCCCCTGCAGGGATGTTGAATGGCAAACGCAGTAGCCTGATTGAAATCTCGCTATCTGCTCTGCAAGACGGGGAGGAAGATGACCACATACCTGATGCTTTCTGTGACTCGATGAGTGacaggacagaaccagagactAAAGGAGGGGTTGGTTTCTTTTTCAAG GATGACATGGAGCGAGCAGAGGATGAGATGGCCCAGCGAAGAGCAGCTTTGCTGGAGAAACAGCAGAAGAGAGCGGATGAGATGAAAAGGCGCAAACTTgagcaggaaaaggaaaaagaagcaaa CAAGCCACAGTGGATGATCATAGAGGGCTGGGCGAACAAGAGTGAGGACAGACCCCAGACCCCAGGAACCCCTCCAGCATCACGAACACCACCACCAGACGGGACTCCCCAGCGGAGAGGAGACTTCACTCGGCAGGAGTATGAACGGAGACATCAGCTGAAGATCATGGAAGACTTGGGCAAGGTGCTGAGGCAGAAACCCACCACGGTCCGCGGTGTCAAGAAGCAGAGACCTAAGACAGTGTTCAGAGATGACTCTGTACTTTCGCATAGCCCTGTCAGGGGTTTCATGG GCACCAAGCTGAACAAAGTGTACTCCCACTCAACCATGAACCTGTCCTCCATGGCTAATGACTCTGGAGGCCTGTCTATTAGGAAGTCTCCCAG CCGTTCACACTCTCCCTCCCGGCTACTGTCACCAGGACGAACGATTGCTCTGAACGGAGAGAAAGACTGGGAGAACGGCTCCACTATTTCCTCCCCTGCCTCAATCCCAGAATACACAG GACCTAAGCTGTACAAGGAGCCTAGCTTTAAGTCCAACAAGTTCATCATCCATAATGCTATCACTCGCTGCTGCCTGGCCGGCAAGGTCAATGaaccacagaaaaacaagattgTAGAG GATATGGAGAAGTGCGCTGCCAATcatttcctcatcctcttcagagataccagctgtcaatTCAGAGCAGTTTACACCATGAACCCTGAAACAGAGGAGATGGTACGGCTCACTGGCATTGGCCCACGCATAATCTCACCTGAGATGGTAGAGTCCATTTACAAGTACAGCTCTGACCGCAAGCAGTTCACGGCCATCCCGTCCAAAACCATGTCCATGAGTGTTGACGCCTTCACCATCCCTGGTCACTTTTGGCAAAAGCGCCCAGGAACTCCCAAAAAGCTTGGCACCCCTAAATAA